A genomic segment from Nocardia cyriacigeorgica GUH-2 encodes:
- a CDS encoding glycerophosphodiester phosphodiesterase, which translates to MSQPNRAPFVVAHRGASAERPEHTLAAYELALQEGADGVECDVRLTRDGHLVCVHDRTVDRTSSGTGLVSELTLDELKALDFGAAGEPASVLTLAELIGLVLDWRSRPTKLFIETKHPVRYGALVENKLLAELQRFGIATPASADHSRAVVMSFAATAVWRIRRAAPLLPTVLLGESSRYLGGSAATTVGATAVGPSVKTLREHPDLVDKAAAAGRATYCWTVDDPEDVRLCADLGVSWVATNHPGRTKALLATA; encoded by the coding sequence GTGAGCCAGCCCAATCGCGCACCATTCGTCGTCGCCCATCGCGGCGCGTCCGCCGAACGCCCCGAGCACACCCTCGCCGCCTATGAGCTGGCCCTGCAAGAGGGCGCCGACGGAGTGGAATGCGATGTCCGGCTGACCAGGGACGGTCATCTGGTGTGCGTGCACGACCGCACCGTCGACCGGACGTCCTCGGGCACCGGTCTGGTCAGCGAGCTCACCCTGGACGAGTTGAAGGCGCTGGACTTCGGCGCCGCGGGCGAGCCGGCATCGGTGCTCACCCTGGCCGAACTCATCGGCCTGGTGCTCGACTGGCGCAGCCGCCCGACCAAGCTGTTCATCGAGACCAAACATCCGGTGCGCTACGGCGCGCTGGTGGAGAACAAGCTGCTGGCCGAATTGCAGCGCTTCGGCATCGCCACCCCCGCCTCGGCCGATCACTCTCGGGCCGTGGTCATGTCCTTCGCCGCCACCGCGGTCTGGCGGATCCGCCGGGCCGCGCCGCTGCTGCCCACCGTGCTGCTCGGCGAATCCTCGCGCTACCTGGGCGGCAGCGCAGCCACCACGGTCGGCGCCACCGCCGTCGGCCCCTCGGTGAAGACCCTGCGCGAACACCCCGACCTGGTGGACAAGGCCGCCGCCGCCGGCCGCGCCACCTACTGCTGGACCGTCGACGATCCGGAGGATGTGCGGCTGTGCGCCGATCTGGGCGTCAGCTGGGTGGCGACCAATCACCCGGGGCGGACCAAAGCGCTGCTGGCCACCGCCTGA